Proteins from one Rhodohalobacter mucosus genomic window:
- a CDS encoding type II 3-dehydroquinate dehydratase produces the protein MKFLILNGPNLNLLGERDPSVYGANRLSDIENLIRQTFPDHVFRFVQSNHEGELIDAIQSAKNGSVDALIANWGGFTHSSVAIHDALELLQIPKVEVHLSNIHAREEFRERSLTGKAMHGIITGFGPDSYLLGIDAALKMLNRK, from the coding sequence GTGAAGTTTTTAATTTTGAACGGCCCGAACCTGAATCTGCTGGGTGAAAGGGATCCGTCTGTTTATGGGGCTAACAGACTGAGCGATATAGAAAACCTGATCAGGCAAACGTTTCCGGATCATGTATTCAGATTTGTTCAGAGCAATCACGAAGGGGAGCTGATTGACGCCATACAGTCTGCCAAAAACGGATCTGTGGATGCACTCATCGCAAACTGGGGAGGCTTCACCCACTCATCCGTTGCCATACATGATGCGCTGGAACTTCTTCAAATTCCAAAAGTTGAAGTTCATCTTTCCAATATTCATGCTCGTGAAGAATTCCGGGAGCGCTCACTGACCGGTAAGGCTATGCACGGTATTATTACCGGATTTGGCCCGGACAGCTATCTTCTTGGAATAGATGCAGCACTGAAAATGCTGAACAGAAAATAA
- a CDS encoding putative LPS assembly protein LptD, translated as MFLKTCSHAGLLKAAPVLLVLCMLSSAPAMAQGVPDSLRTSSVPDTLSRTGQTPSVPDTLSRSGQPSQVPQSREAARESVPDAVSFSARDSLTFNFRGQRTALLYGSGNVKHTSGELSAGTIELDLDQNLVQATAQSPADTLSYPVLRQDGQNLRSNRILFNYETERGKFEVAEISVPDGHLIGTKVKNVSQSEVFIEDGIYSTCPPDHMYYYIQAKRMKVVDEEEVFFTNARLYILDIPYPLVFPFGYVPAGIESRQSGLLEPTYVFQNTSTRGIGLQNLGWFQYFNDYLTGQIAFDVFTSGTIFTTSRWQYRDTDRFSGSVTLGYSYERGLEPTDPNFQEVTSKRLSVSHNQQISPYANLTANINLQTANYFQRNSFDPNERAQTNSTSRISYRYSHPENIYNFSLSSSLNQQFTRNSTRFSGPDMQFSLRQITPFKSDQPGVNRERWYERISINYRNQFRSDYNFRPIDADSATVNWLDALFDRTLYEEATGNDDHIRYGLEQSASISIGQLIPSQYLNVSSSISYNEYWYPSTIRKELDPEENRLVSRRVDGFAAARDFNTSLNFSTTLYGISQAKIGNLEGFRHTLRPTVSFSYRPDFSDERWGFYREVQSDTLGNTQRYSIFEDGILGGPGAGKVQSMSFDLTNILETKQVKRDTTGEVKSTNLKLIDNLSASAGYNFAADSLKLSRLNVRLSSRVVDGLRLRVSANYSFYTRDENGREIDTFIWNASNKILQPLNYSLSLSTSFQGGSNGPRLTTPEYRSYDPLDQAFFSPIDPRFNAQPVQRADSPWGFGLDFSYRWTYRFEREAQKSAILNANSIRFRLTPKWQVNTSMGYDFIEKDLTPAQFSLTRNMICWNLSFTFNPFGDFQYYFFKLSLSNSQIASLFQKLPGLNNLERSSSPTGRSPRRY; from the coding sequence ATGTTCCTAAAAACATGCAGCCATGCCGGGCTTTTAAAAGCAGCCCCCGTTTTACTTGTGCTCTGTATGTTGAGTTCGGCTCCTGCCATGGCTCAGGGAGTACCCGACTCCCTGCGAACATCATCGGTGCCCGATACGCTTTCACGTACAGGCCAGACACCATCGGTGCCCGACACGCTTTCCCGATCCGGTCAGCCCTCACAGGTTCCCCAGTCGCGCGAGGCTGCGCGCGAGTCCGTACCCGATGCGGTAAGTTTTTCGGCAAGGGATTCTCTTACATTTAACTTCAGGGGTCAGCGAACCGCACTCCTTTATGGGTCCGGCAACGTTAAACATACCAGCGGGGAACTGAGCGCGGGCACCATTGAACTCGACCTGGATCAAAACCTGGTACAGGCCACCGCCCAAAGCCCGGCCGATACCCTTTCCTACCCGGTTCTTCGCCAAGATGGACAGAACCTGCGAAGCAATCGTATCCTGTTCAACTACGAAACGGAACGGGGTAAATTTGAGGTGGCTGAAATATCCGTTCCTGACGGTCATCTGATAGGTACAAAGGTGAAAAATGTTTCGCAAAGCGAGGTTTTCATTGAAGACGGCATCTACTCCACCTGTCCGCCCGACCATATGTATTACTATATTCAGGCAAAACGGATGAAGGTGGTGGATGAGGAGGAGGTCTTTTTTACCAATGCGCGTCTGTATATCCTTGATATCCCTTATCCACTGGTCTTCCCATTTGGATACGTACCCGCGGGCATTGAGTCGCGCCAGTCCGGCCTGCTCGAACCCACCTACGTTTTTCAAAATACCTCTACGCGCGGTATCGGGCTCCAGAACCTGGGCTGGTTTCAGTATTTCAATGATTATCTGACGGGACAAATCGCATTTGACGTATTCACTTCAGGTACCATTTTTACAACATCAAGGTGGCAGTACCGTGACACTGACCGCTTCAGCGGCTCTGTAACTTTGGGTTATTCCTATGAGCGCGGCCTAGAACCCACCGATCCAAACTTTCAGGAGGTTACAAGTAAACGTTTGTCGGTGAGTCATAATCAACAGATCTCGCCCTATGCCAACCTTACCGCAAATATTAACCTTCAGACTGCGAATTACTTCCAGCGAAACTCATTTGATCCGAATGAGCGGGCGCAGACCAACAGTACATCCAGGATATCGTACCGTTACAGCCATCCTGAAAATATTTACAATTTCAGCCTTTCCTCGAGCCTGAATCAGCAATTTACCAGAAACAGCACCCGTTTCAGCGGTCCGGATATGCAGTTCTCACTTCGCCAGATCACTCCCTTCAAATCAGATCAGCCCGGCGTGAACAGGGAGAGATGGTATGAGAGAATCAGCATCAATTACAGAAACCAGTTTCGGTCGGACTATAACTTCAGGCCCATTGATGCCGATTCGGCCACCGTTAACTGGCTCGATGCCCTGTTTGACCGCACTCTTTACGAGGAGGCAACCGGAAACGACGATCACATACGATACGGCCTTGAACAGTCGGCCTCCATTTCCATTGGTCAGCTGATTCCAAGTCAATACCTGAATGTCAGCTCCAGCATCAGCTATAACGAGTACTGGTATCCCTCCACAATCAGAAAAGAACTGGATCCGGAAGAAAACCGGCTTGTGTCCCGCCGGGTAGACGGATTTGCTGCTGCACGGGATTTCAATACCTCCCTCAATTTCAGCACCACACTGTACGGTATTTCCCAGGCTAAAATCGGGAACCTGGAGGGGTTTCGCCACACACTGAGGCCAACGGTAAGCTTCAGTTACCGGCCTGATTTTTCGGACGAACGATGGGGCTTTTATCGCGAAGTTCAGTCTGATACCCTCGGCAATACGCAGCGATATTCTATTTTTGAGGACGGTATACTCGGAGGGCCCGGGGCAGGTAAAGTTCAATCCATGTCGTTCGATCTGACCAATATCCTGGAAACCAAGCAGGTGAAGCGGGATACAACGGGCGAGGTGAAGTCAACCAACCTGAAACTGATTGATAACCTGTCGGCAAGTGCAGGTTATAACTTTGCGGCAGACAGCCTGAAACTGAGCCGTCTGAATGTACGGCTCTCTTCACGGGTGGTTGACGGCTTGCGGCTTCGGGTCAGCGCCAACTACTCGTTTTACACACGGGATGAAAACGGGCGTGAAATCGACACCTTTATCTGGAACGCCAGCAATAAAATTCTGCAACCCCTCAATTACAGCCTGAGTTTATCAACCTCCTTCCAGGGCGGCAGCAACGGGCCTCGTTTAACCACACCGGAATATCGCTCCTACGATCCTCTTGACCAGGCATTTTTCAGTCCCATAGACCCGCGATTTAACGCACAGCCTGTACAGCGTGCAGATTCTCCCTGGGGTTTTGGACTGGATTTCAGTTATCGGTGGACCTACAGGTTTGAACGGGAGGCGCAAAAAAGCGCCATTCTCAACGCAAACAGTATCCGCTTCAGGCTTACTCCAAAGTGGCAGGTAAATACAAGTATGGGGTACGATTTTATTGAAAAGGATCTCACGCCGGCTCAATTCAGCCTGACCCGCAACATGATCTGCTGGAACCTCTCATTCACCTTTAATCCATTCGGTGATTTCCAGTACTATTTCTTCAAGCTTTCACTGAGTAATTCACAAATTGCCAGCCTTTTCCAGAAACTGCCCGGGCTGAACAACCTGGAACGGAGCTCGTCTCCCACGGGCCGCTCGCCTCGCCGTTATTGA
- the ribD gene encoding bifunctional diaminohydroxyphosphoribosylaminopyrimidine deaminase/5-amino-6-(5-phosphoribosylamino)uracil reductase RibD has translation MSDSAAQQNGNYRLWMQRALNLALRGKGYVSPNPMVGCVIVSKDGNIIGEGYHERYGKAHAEVNAVQSVENRELLKNATVVVTLEPCSHTGKTPPCADMLAELPIARVVIAMKDPHPSVNGKGIKKLKAADIEVITGVLQKEAEKLNETWLHALELGRPFVTLKIAQTADGYIAAPNGDSKWISCEESRKLVHRWRSEDDAVMVGRNTALHDNPSLTVRLVEGRQPKRVVIDGPFELPRHLNLLSDQYEEKTIVITHNREKWEKESDPMLKMLQSNYFRGEVIHAEKSGGHVRLKDALRKLHDNGIHSLLVEGGRDLSSALVRAGLVDRLRLFISPKLLGGGTKSISGLNVQRMEDIVPFRDFKWEQSGSDMLLTANL, from the coding sequence ATGAGTGATTCAGCAGCCCAGCAAAATGGAAATTACCGGCTTTGGATGCAGCGTGCTTTAAACCTTGCCCTGCGGGGAAAAGGCTATGTGTCGCCGAATCCGATGGTAGGATGTGTGATCGTTTCTAAAGACGGAAACATCATTGGGGAGGGTTATCACGAAAGATACGGCAAGGCACATGCAGAGGTAAATGCCGTTCAATCGGTTGAGAACCGTGAGCTGCTGAAAAACGCTACGGTTGTGGTTACTCTTGAGCCGTGTTCCCATACCGGTAAAACGCCGCCCTGTGCCGATATGCTCGCTGAACTGCCAATTGCCCGGGTGGTTATTGCAATGAAAGATCCTCACCCTTCTGTAAACGGCAAAGGCATTAAAAAGCTGAAAGCGGCAGATATTGAGGTCATTACAGGTGTTTTGCAGAAAGAGGCAGAGAAGCTGAATGAAACGTGGCTTCACGCTCTTGAATTGGGCAGGCCTTTTGTGACGCTTAAAATTGCCCAGACGGCCGATGGCTATATCGCAGCGCCAAACGGTGATTCAAAATGGATCTCTTGCGAAGAGTCGAGGAAGTTGGTACACCGGTGGAGAAGTGAGGATGATGCCGTGATGGTGGGTCGCAATACGGCTCTGCACGACAATCCTTCGCTTACGGTACGGCTGGTAGAGGGCAGGCAGCCGAAAAGGGTGGTAATTGACGGGCCCTTTGAACTGCCGCGGCACCTGAATCTGTTATCCGATCAGTATGAGGAGAAAACAATCGTGATAACCCATAACCGGGAGAAATGGGAGAAAGAGTCGGACCCCATGCTGAAAATGCTGCAAAGCAATTACTTCAGGGGAGAAGTCATCCACGCGGAAAAGTCGGGAGGGCACGTGCGGCTGAAAGACGCTCTTCGAAAGCTGCATGACAACGGTATTCACTCGCTTCTTGTTGAGGGAGGAAGGGATCTGTCTTCCGCATTGGTCAGGGCCGGCCTGGTTGATCGTCTTCGTCTTTTTATTTCACCAAAGCTGCTGGGTGGCGGAACAAAATCAATTTCGGGCCTGAATGTTCAGCGCATGGAGGATATCGTCCCGTTCCGTGATTTTAAATGGGAGCAAAGCGGCTCCGATATGTTATTAACTGCAAATCTATAG
- the tnpA gene encoding IS200/IS605 family transposase, producing the protein MRKTQNKKSNVPNTYSQIHIHLVFAVKFRRALILPQWKNRLHMYMTGIIQNNGHKLVQINSMPDHLHILIGYKMHQAIPALVQNLKSESTKWINRMGLSKETFAWQKGYGAFSYCKRDLSYVIRYIQNQELRHKKESFLGEYVKMLESFEVDYNPEYLFNELI; encoded by the coding sequence GTGAGAAAAACTCAAAACAAAAAAAGCAACGTCCCAAACACCTACTCCCAAATTCATATACATTTGGTTTTTGCTGTGAAATTCAGAAGGGCATTAATCCTTCCGCAATGGAAAAACAGACTTCATATGTACATGACGGGCATTATTCAGAACAATGGACATAAACTGGTCCAGATTAATAGTATGCCAGATCATCTGCACATCCTGATTGGATATAAAATGCATCAGGCCATACCGGCTCTTGTACAAAATCTGAAATCGGAAAGCACCAAATGGATCAACCGAATGGGGCTCAGTAAAGAGACTTTTGCATGGCAGAAAGGATACGGTGCATTTTCCTACTGTAAAAGGGATCTCTCATACGTAATCAGATATATTCAGAATCAGGAATTGCGTCACAAAAAAGAGTCTTTTCTTGGTGAGTATGTTAAAATGCTGGAATCGTTTGAAGTAGATTATAACCCTGAGTATCTGTTTAATGAACTCATTTGA
- the recN gene encoding DNA repair protein RecN, whose product MIKSLYIKDFALIDELEVGFDSGLNILTGQTGAGKSIIIGALNMILGERADTEVIRQGADKAIAEAAIQVGENESLKSLLEENAVEFREELILRREIRQSASRAFINDTPVTISVLKLVGDQLVDLHGQHDHQMLLRDENHLGVIDQYDAIKPLLKEYREAYEKMKSLRLELSALRKRERDLMEKTELYQFQVKELEEAELSVHEEEEIEAEMNLLDNAEDLDQKAASIAEIGAGEDISLMEMLNNIKLTLEDMARIEPEFETYLQEVNSARISIQEAVSFAERYRSRIEFNPQRLEKLRSRQSELNRLRKKYQRTIPELISYYNEIKKELNVAENFDLEIEKLETDISKQAEILRQRAIRVHNERERIGEVLSAEIVAALANLGIGHGQFRVDVEWKESDTGWIQIDGKQVECTVNGCDDVRFFISTNKGEDPKPLAKIASGGEVSRVMLSLKSILAREQHLPVMIFDEIDTGISGNISEKVGREMRKLSGHCQIVAITHQPQIASQAHRHYRVEKRETGDRTVTQITPLSPEEHIREVAALMSGESISDSALSSARELIERVGIQN is encoded by the coding sequence ATGATCAAATCACTCTACATCAAAGATTTTGCCCTGATTGACGAGCTGGAAGTAGGCTTTGACAGCGGGCTGAACATTCTGACCGGACAGACCGGGGCGGGTAAATCCATTATCATCGGAGCACTGAATATGATTTTGGGTGAGCGGGCGGATACGGAGGTCATCCGGCAGGGCGCTGATAAAGCCATTGCAGAAGCTGCCATTCAGGTGGGCGAGAATGAATCCCTCAAAAGTCTTCTTGAAGAAAATGCAGTCGAATTCAGAGAGGAACTCATTCTGAGACGCGAAATTCGTCAATCAGCCAGCCGTGCGTTTATAAATGATACACCCGTAACCATTTCGGTGTTGAAACTGGTGGGCGATCAGCTGGTGGACCTCCATGGGCAGCACGACCATCAGATGCTTCTTCGCGATGAGAATCATCTTGGTGTGATTGATCAGTACGATGCCATCAAACCCCTGCTGAAGGAGTACAGGGAAGCTTATGAAAAAATGAAGTCTCTACGGCTGGAACTGTCAGCTTTGAGGAAACGTGAACGAGACCTCATGGAAAAAACGGAACTCTATCAGTTTCAGGTTAAGGAGCTGGAAGAGGCTGAACTTTCCGTTCATGAGGAAGAGGAGATTGAAGCGGAAATGAATCTGCTCGACAATGCGGAAGATCTGGATCAAAAGGCGGCATCCATCGCTGAAATCGGAGCAGGAGAAGATATCAGCCTGATGGAGATGCTCAATAACATCAAGCTGACCCTCGAGGATATGGCGCGCATCGAGCCCGAATTCGAAACCTATCTGCAGGAAGTGAACTCCGCTCGGATCAGCATCCAGGAGGCCGTCAGTTTTGCAGAGCGGTATCGCAGCAGGATCGAGTTTAATCCGCAGCGGCTGGAGAAACTTCGCAGTCGTCAGTCTGAGCTAAACCGTCTTCGAAAAAAATACCAGCGTACCATTCCGGAGTTGATCTCTTATTACAATGAGATCAAAAAGGAGCTGAACGTAGCAGAGAACTTTGACCTCGAGATCGAAAAACTGGAAACGGATATCTCTAAACAGGCAGAGATACTTCGGCAGCGTGCAATAAGAGTTCATAACGAGCGGGAACGCATTGGTGAAGTGCTCTCCGCTGAGATTGTAGCCGCACTTGCAAATCTGGGTATCGGCCACGGACAGTTCCGCGTGGACGTGGAGTGGAAAGAGTCGGATACCGGCTGGATTCAGATTGACGGCAAGCAGGTTGAGTGTACCGTTAACGGGTGTGACGACGTTCGGTTTTTCATCTCCACCAATAAGGGTGAAGATCCAAAGCCTTTGGCAAAAATTGCATCAGGCGGTGAAGTGAGCCGTGTGATGCTCTCCCTGAAATCGATTCTGGCCAGGGAACAGCATCTGCCGGTCATGATTTTTGATGAGATCGACACCGGAATCAGCGGCAATATTTCTGAAAAAGTAGGCCGTGAAATGCGAAAGCTTTCCGGACACTGTCAGATTGTAGCGATTACACACCAGCCGCAGATTGCCAGTCAGGCACACAGGCACTACCGCGTAGAAAAAAGGGAAACCGGGGACCGCACAGTTACTCAGATTACACCGCTATCACCTGAAGAGCATATCCGTGAAGTGGCTGCACTGATGAGCGGTGAGAGCATATCCGATTCTGCACTAAGCAGTGCCCGTGAGCTTATTGAGAGAGTGGGAATTCAAAATTAG
- a CDS encoding riboflavin synthase codes for MFTGIISEVGRVSAIKKMKGGKELAIACSFAGNTHEDESIAVNGVCLTVVSFNGDQFHVQCVEETLRKTSLGDLKEGSPVNLERSLTLDKGIEGHLVQGHVDTTGVITSIDQKDADLLISVEYPQEFSDLVVGRGSIAIDGISLTIARHEKNRFTVAIIPYTWEHTNLIDKSEGDRVNLEFDMFGKYIIQYLKNRESGNG; via the coding sequence ATGTTTACCGGTATAATTTCTGAAGTGGGCAGGGTGTCAGCCATTAAAAAAATGAAGGGCGGAAAGGAGCTCGCAATTGCCTGTTCCTTTGCCGGAAATACACATGAGGATGAGAGTATCGCCGTGAATGGGGTTTGCCTCACGGTCGTATCCTTTAATGGCGATCAGTTTCATGTGCAGTGCGTTGAGGAAACACTCAGAAAAACAAGTCTGGGTGATTTAAAGGAGGGAAGCCCTGTGAACCTGGAGCGATCTCTCACGCTTGATAAAGGAATTGAAGGCCACCTGGTGCAGGGTCATGTCGATACTACCGGTGTAATCACGTCCATTGACCAGAAAGACGCCGATCTGCTGATTTCAGTGGAGTACCCCCAGGAATTCAGTGATCTTGTGGTTGGGCGCGGCAGTATTGCCATCGACGGAATCAGCCTTACGATAGCGCGGCATGAGAAAAACCGGTTTACGGTCGCGATTATCCCCTATACCTGGGAACACACCAATCTGATAGACAAATCGGAAGGTGACCGGGTAAACCTGGAGTTCGATATGTTCGGTAAGTACATTATCCAATACCTGAAAAATCGCGAAAGCGGCAACGGATAA
- a CDS encoding FtsB family cell division protein, which produces MKTEYLNPLRWKRPVLVSVFLAFIVIWFLFIDTYSLLTRYQLESRKDVLIEKTAEYNMMTQELKEKINALENNPHLLEKIAREEYGMRKPGETVYRIEPAE; this is translated from the coding sequence ATGAAAACTGAATACCTCAATCCGCTTCGCTGGAAACGCCCTGTTTTGGTGTCCGTTTTCCTTGCATTTATCGTCATCTGGTTCTTGTTTATCGACACCTACAGCCTGCTTACCCGCTATCAGCTGGAGTCAAGAAAAGACGTACTCATTGAAAAAACCGCCGAGTACAATATGATGACCCAAGAGCTGAAAGAGAAAATCAACGCGTTGGAGAATAATCCCCACCTGCTTGAAAAAATTGCCCGTGAAGAGTATGGGATGCGCAAACCCGGCGAAACCGTATACCGTATTGAACCTGCAGAATAG
- a CDS encoding HIT family protein — translation MATIFTKIIQGEIPCHKVAENDSHIAFLDINPIAKGHALVVPKRETDYLFDLPDDLLGDTLIFAKRVAYAIDLALDPLRTGIIVEGLEVPHAHVHLVPIYHEGQNVSLRNKVQISEEEMKQIADAVASEVKL, via the coding sequence ATGGCAACCATATTTACAAAAATTATACAGGGTGAAATTCCCTGCCATAAAGTAGCTGAAAATGATTCACATATCGCTTTCCTCGATATCAATCCCATAGCAAAGGGACACGCACTTGTGGTGCCAAAGAGAGAGACGGATTATCTTTTTGACCTGCCGGACGACCTTCTGGGCGATACCCTCATTTTTGCAAAACGGGTGGCTTATGCAATCGATCTCGCCCTCGATCCTCTTCGCACCGGCATCATTGTGGAAGGGCTCGAAGTGCCGCATGCGCACGTACACCTGGTACCGATCTATCATGAAGGGCAAAATGTATCCCTCCGAAACAAGGTGCAGATTTCAGAAGAGGAGATGAAGCAGATAGCAGACGCGGTTGCCTCGGAGGTGAAGCTGTGA
- a CDS encoding ROK family protein, producing MISIGIDLGGTNIKTALVHREKGFLKTSSIPTEAEEGKEHVFDRIALAIEALLKDEKDKPIGVGMGLPGMVSMDRKTVKSPPNLPGWKTENVSSEIEKRTGLPCVIENDANLAALGSARFGVGTELDYFIMVTLGTGVGGGIIINNKIYRGTTGMAGELGHVIIDYHGPLSNSNTRGGVEAYLGQRFLSRFAADLIRQNTDNPLYIKFHKDFEKLEPVDLYKAANEDNNLAIDILRKAGEKLGYAIVNYVHILDIRKIVVSGGVAKAGKFLLKPAYDTAAKYLMPPFLEEFEIIYESLGNDAALLGAASLAFEELQ from the coding sequence ATGATCTCGATTGGCATCGATTTGGGTGGCACCAACATCAAGACGGCTCTTGTTCACAGAGAGAAGGGGTTTCTTAAAACATCCTCCATTCCCACCGAGGCCGAGGAGGGCAAGGAACACGTCTTTGACCGCATTGCGCTTGCAATAGAGGCCTTGCTTAAAGATGAGAAAGATAAACCGATTGGTGTCGGAATGGGGCTTCCCGGAATGGTGAGCATGGACAGAAAAACAGTAAAAAGTCCTCCCAACCTGCCCGGATGGAAAACAGAAAATGTATCATCAGAAATCGAAAAACGGACCGGGCTTCCCTGTGTAATAGAAAATGATGCAAATCTGGCTGCACTGGGTTCTGCCCGTTTCGGTGTGGGAACTGAACTGGATTATTTCATTATGGTTACCCTGGGAACCGGGGTTGGCGGCGGCATTATCATCAATAATAAAATATATCGCGGCACCACCGGAATGGCGGGTGAACTGGGGCATGTAATTATTGACTACCACGGCCCGTTATCCAACAGTAACACAAGGGGAGGAGTGGAAGCATACCTGGGGCAGCGTTTTTTAAGCCGCTTTGCCGCAGACCTTATTCGTCAGAATACAGACAACCCCCTGTACATTAAATTTCATAAGGATTTTGAAAAACTGGAGCCTGTGGACCTTTACAAGGCAGCCAATGAGGACAATAATCTCGCCATTGATATTCTGAGGAAAGCCGGTGAGAAACTCGGCTATGCAATTGTAAACTATGTCCATATTCTCGATATCCGGAAAATTGTAGTAAGCGGAGGAGTTGCCAAAGCAGGCAAATTTCTCCTGAAACCGGCTTATGACACGGCGGCAAAATATCTGATGCCTCCTTTTCTGGAAGAATTCGAAATCATCTATGAATCACTTGGAAACGATGCAGCACTTTTAGGAGCGGCAAGCCTGGCGTTCGAAGAGCTGCAGTGA
- a CDS encoding lipopolysaccharide biosynthesis protein → MQKLKELFSDTLVYGISSVLARFINYLLVPLHTGVFNTAQYGVIGLVYAAIAFLNVVFTFGMESAYLRYAENRENAPHVFKTLQTGLLIFASLLCLLLYLLMPLLLPLMSLPPGISDIFLLMLGILWLDTLSIVPLAELRLTRRSWLFAGIKLMNVSINIGMNFYLILGLGMGIESVFLANLAASFVMTIVAWSVTADLLKGSFSRDWMVTAFRFGWPFVPSGIGFVINEMLDRFLLYGINPENAARLYGDGTTPEDVVGIYNACYKLAVFMLLAVQMFRMAWQPFFMRHAEERESRIIFGQAFAWYNTFSALLFLAVALFRDLIVAIEIPGTGATIIDSAYWSGLEIVPFLLLAYWFHGWYINFSSGVFIKEKTRVFYKITLMGAGVTIVSNLLLIPHFGMSGAATATLLSYGAMAVTLGLYSRKVMEVPYRLTESFALMVLTGGLVFAEPWFATQIPVGEMALRILLLISGALISVAYLAWYLKKSAEAEP, encoded by the coding sequence TTGCAAAAACTCAAAGAACTCTTTTCCGATACGCTGGTTTACGGCATCAGCAGTGTGCTTGCAAGGTTTATCAATTATCTGCTTGTACCCCTGCACACCGGTGTGTTCAATACGGCACAATATGGAGTAATTGGTCTGGTGTATGCAGCTATTGCATTTCTGAACGTGGTTTTTACGTTTGGGATGGAGTCGGCGTACCTGCGATATGCTGAAAACCGGGAAAATGCACCCCACGTTTTCAAAACGCTGCAAACCGGACTCCTGATATTCGCATCACTGCTTTGCTTGCTCCTCTACTTGCTGATGCCCTTGCTGTTGCCGCTGATGAGCCTTCCTCCGGGTATTTCAGATATCTTTCTGTTGATGCTGGGCATTCTGTGGCTGGATACGCTATCTATTGTTCCGCTGGCTGAACTGCGCCTCACGCGGCGTTCATGGCTGTTTGCCGGCATCAAGCTGATGAATGTCAGTATCAATATCGGAATGAACTTCTACCTGATTCTTGGATTGGGAATGGGTATTGAATCGGTGTTTCTGGCTAACCTGGCTGCTTCGTTTGTGATGACGATCGTTGCATGGAGTGTAACGGCCGATCTGCTGAAGGGATCATTCAGCCGCGATTGGATGGTGACTGCATTCCGTTTCGGGTGGCCGTTCGTTCCGTCCGGCATCGGTTTCGTGATCAATGAGATGCTCGACCGGTTTCTGCTGTACGGGATAAACCCTGAAAATGCAGCCAGGCTTTACGGGGATGGAACCACTCCTGAGGATGTGGTGGGAATCTACAATGCCTGCTATAAGCTGGCCGTTTTTATGCTGCTGGCGGTACAGATGTTCCGAATGGCATGGCAGCCGTTTTTTATGAGGCATGCGGAAGAGAGGGAGTCCCGAATCATTTTCGGACAGGCTTTTGCATGGTATAATACGTTCTCCGCGCTCCTTTTTTTGGCGGTTGCACTATTCAGGGATCTGATTGTGGCTATAGAGATACCAGGAACGGGGGCCACCATTATCGATAGTGCGTATTGGTCAGGGCTGGAAATTGTACCGTTTTTGCTGCTGGCCTACTGGTTCCATGGATGGTACATCAATTTCTCATCGGGTGTGTTTATCAAGGAGAAAACCCGGGTTTTCTACAAAATAACGCTGATGGGGGCGGGGGTTACGATTGTGTCGAACCTGCTGCTGATACCTCACTTCGGCATGTCCGGTGCCGCAACCGCTACACTTTTGAGCTATGGTGCGATGGCTGTGACGCTCGGGCTGTATAGCAGGAAAGTTATGGAGGTGCCATATCGCCTTACAGAAAGTTTTGCCTTGATGGTGCTTACAGGGGGGCTTGTGTTTGCTGAACCATGGTTTGCAACGCAGATCCCCGTTGGTGAAATGGCTCTCCGGATCCTGTTGCTTATATCAGGAGCACTGATCTCCGTGGCATATCTTGCATGGTATCTCAAAAAGAGTGCAGAGGCAGAACCCTGA